From Oncorhynchus mykiss isolate Arlee chromosome 6, USDA_OmykA_1.1, whole genome shotgun sequence, the proteins below share one genomic window:
- the LOC110525443 gene encoding selenocysteine insertion sequence-binding protein 2 isoform X3: MRGDAQSKHGYISSRRTKGTTETSAYTAGERLIRDQQTKASKSSSEFGSQDNNMIRTSLDAPRRVGFRGTRSAPKSSERSEPAQLDLVTFEVKMAEFPELGGLAPGSPALPAPQKPGTCWGSASPSLTPHHQSSVCTSKTTPVRKGQRQDPSRCTASSENSDASLTIAQGQTVEAVSQSSGLAVTSWANVASQPPKKVIPKKTVNNGTPSQKETSVQQEEQASEKKKKGKKKKKKSKMPGEVGALEESEDLVIYQEPPKFEDEEEFPDLSLAFAGLARVQGHNSVVLSNMAKLVNKEEGHREGTGLQPGDQNKDKATAGKALPSETKKGQKAEKTSGKKSKVPVQLDIGNMLAALEKKQQTQKDKQDTKGVILSVGGSLPVGHKNALIQKKPWTQDKIAHNPLDSTSPLVKKGKQREVPKAKKPTPLKRVILKEREDRKQNRLLEERALPPSSEESKMAGDITEELCEAIGIDQDQRDSTDVSSSPTSPPVLEEQSEVHGETEGDTEEETEKETEETEEPTNQSQPQPCPPSRPKIHSRKFRDYCSQVLSKDVDECVTNLLKELVRFQDRLYQKDPMKARMKRRLVMGLREVLKHLKLRKVKCVVISPNCERIQSKGGLDEALHTIIDTCREQGVPFVFALSRKALGRCVNKAVPVSLVGIFNYDGAQDHYHKMIELSSEARRAYEVMIENLELTSQGEQENQADQLSTGPLPSLPACSETEEPEYIKLWKKMLEKECNHKFLNFEEQFSSVPRASDCKEQMDEKS; the protein is encoded by the exons ATGCGAGGAGACGCACAGAGCAAGCATGGCTACATCAGCAGCCGTCGTACCAAAGGGACAACTGAAACCAGTGCATACACAGCTGGAGAACGACTCATACGTGATCAGCAGACAAAG GCATCAAAATCTAGTTCTGAGTTTGGTTCTCAGGACAATAACATGATCAGGACATCCTTGGATGCACCAAGAAGAG TGGGGTTTAGAGGGACCAGATCTGCCCCAAAGTCATCAGAGAGATCTGAACCTGCCCAGTTGGATCTTGTCACGTTTGAGGTGAAAATGGCTGAATTCCCAGAGCTGGGTGGTTTGGCACCCGGCAGTCCGGCACTTCCTGCCCCACAGAAACCTGGAACCTGCTGGGGATCAGCCTCACCATCCCTCACCCCCCATCATCAGAGCTCAGTATGCACTAGTAAG actacaccagtaaGAAAAGGACAAAGACAGGACCCCAGTCGATGCACCGCTTCCAGTGAAAATAGTGATGCATCCTTGACTATCGCACAAG GTCAGACTGTGGAGGCAGTTTCACAGAGCAGTGGCCTAGCAGTGACCTCCTGGGCCAATGTGGCCTCCCAGCCTCCAAAGAAAGTAATCCCCAAGAAAACGGTCAATAATGGCACTCCGTCCCAG AAGGAAACATCTGTGCAGCAAGAAGAACAAGCCTCTGAGAAGAAAAAGaaagggaagaagaagaagaagaaatccAAAATGCCGGGTGAAGTTGGAGCGTTAGAGGAGTCTGAGGACCTGGTCATTTATCAGGAGCCACCCAAGTTTGAG GATGAAGAAGAGTTTCCAGACTTGTCTCTGGCCTTCGCTGGTTTAGCCAGAGTGCAAGGCCACAACTCAGTAGTGTTGAGCAACATGGCAAAACTAGTCAACAAGGAG GAGGGTCACAGAGAAGGAACAGGACTCCAGCCAGGTGACCAAAACAAGGACAAAGCCACAGCAGGAAAAGCTCTCCCTTCAGAGACAAAGAAGGGACAG AAAGCTGAGAAGACCAGTGGGAAGAAGAGCAAAGTCCCTGTGCAGCTGGATATTGGGAATATGTTGGCGGCCCTGGAGAAGAAACAGCAAACTCAGAAAGACAAGCAGGACACCAAAGGGGTCATCCTCTCAG TTGGTGGGTCGCTACCTGTAGGCCATAAGAACGCACTAATCCAGAAGAAACCATGGACACAGGATAAGATAGCCCACAACCCCTTGGACTCGACCAGCCCTCTGGTAAAGAAGGGCAAGCAGAGAGAGGTTCCCAAAGCTAAGAAACCCACACCACTGAAAAGG GTGATTCtcaaggagagggaagacaggaaACAGAACCGTTTGCTGGAGGAGCGGGCACTGCCCCCTTCAAGTGAAGAATCCAAGATGGCCGGCGACATAACAGAGGAGCTGTGTGAGGCCATCGGCATAGATCAGGACCAGCGTGACTCTACAG ATgtaagcagcagccctactagcccCCCTGTGCTTGAGGAGCAGTCAGAAGTACATGGGGAGACTGAGGGGGACACTGAGgaggagactgagaaggagacgGAGGAGACTGAAGAGCCAACCAACCAGTCTCAGCCACAGCCCTGCCCTCCCTCTCGACCCAAAATCCACAGCAGGAAATTCAGAGA TTACTGCAGCCAGGTGCTGAGTAAAGATGTGGACGAGTGTGTGACCAACCTGCTGAAAGAGCTGGTGCGCTTCCAGGACCGGCTGTACCAGAAAGACCCTATGAAGGCCCGCATGAAGAGACGTCTGGTCATGGGCCTCCGGGAGGTCCTCAAACACCTCAAACTCAGGAAGGTCAAGTGTGTTGTCATCTCCCCCAACTGTGAACGGATCCAATCTAAAG GCGGTCTGGATGAAGCTCTCCACACCATCATTGACACCTGTCGGGAGCAGGGTGTTCCCTTTGTGTTTGCCCTCTCCAGGAAGGCCCTGGGCCGGTGTGTCAACAAAGCTGTGCCTGTCAGCCTTGTGGGCATCTTTAACTACGATGGAGCACAG GATCATTACCACAAAATGATTGAACTGTCGTCAGAGGCGAGGAGAGCTTATGAGGTGATGATAGAAAACTTGGAGTTGACATCACAAGGAGAACAAGAGAACCAAGCAGATCAGCTGAGCACTGGGCCACTGCCATCTCTACCAGCCTGCTCAGAAACAGAGGAGCCAGAGTACA TAAAACTGTGGAAGAAAATGCTGGAGAAGGAATGCAATCACAAGTTTTTAAACTTCGAGGAGCAGTTTAGCTCCGTCCCCAGGGCCAGTGACTGTAAAGAACAGATGGATGAGAAGAGTTGA
- the LOC110525443 gene encoding selenocysteine insertion sequence-binding protein 2 isoform X2, with product MDKQSKLSPAVQPFVPKVQQEGRLEAPKQLTTSLPLTLPNPYLLDQGSRRHQTGKSTSGDDSRKSPRQRPSTTDGMRGDAQSKHGYISSRRTKGTTETSAYTAGERLIRDQQTKASKSSSEFGSQDNNMIRTSLDAPRRVGFRGTRSAPKSSERSEPAQLDLVTFEVKMAEFPELGGLAPGSPALPAPQKPGTCWGSASPSLTPHHQSSVCTSKTTPVRKGQRQDPSRCTASSENSDASLTIAQGQTVEAVSQSSGLAVTSWANVASQPPKKVIPKKTVNNGTPSQETSVQQEEQASEKKKKGKKKKKKSKMPGEVGALEESEDLVIYQEPPKFEDEEEFPDLSLAFAGLARVQGHNSVVLSNMAKLVNKEEGHREGTGLQPGDQNKDKATAGKALPSETKKGQKAEKTSGKKSKVPVQLDIGNMLAALEKKQQTQKDKQDTKGVILSVGGSLPVGHKNALIQKKPWTQDKIAHNPLDSTSPLVKKGKQREVPKAKKPTPLKRVILKEREDRKQNRLLEERALPPSSEESKMAGDITEELCEAIGIDQDQRDSTDVSSSPTSPPVLEEQSEVHGETEGDTEEETEKETEETEEPTNQSQPQPCPPSRPKIHSRKFRDYCSQVLSKDVDECVTNLLKELVRFQDRLYQKDPMKARMKRRLVMGLREVLKHLKLRKVKCVVISPNCERIQSKGGLDEALHTIIDTCREQGVPFVFALSRKALGRCVNKAVPVSLVGIFNYDGAQDHYHKMIELSSEARRAYEVMIENLELTSQGEQENQADQLSTGPLPSLPACSETEEPEYIKLWKKMLEKECNHKFLNFEEQFSSVPRASDCKEQMDEKS from the exons ATGGACAAG CAGAGCAAATTGTCACCTGCAGTCCAGCCCTTTGTTCCAAAAGTCCAGCAGGAAGGGAGATTGGAGGCCCCTAAACAACTGACAACTTCACTGCCCCTGACACTACCAAACCCTTATCTGTTAGATCAAGGTTCTAGAAG GCATCAGACTGGTAAGTCTACTTCAGGTGACGACTCGAGAAAGAGCCCCAGGCAGAGGCCATCAACCACTGATGGTATGCGAGGAGACGCACAGAGCAAGCATGGCTACATCAGCAGCCGTCGTACCAAAGGGACAACTGAAACCAGTGCATACACAGCTGGAGAACGACTCATACGTGATCAGCAGACAAAG GCATCAAAATCTAGTTCTGAGTTTGGTTCTCAGGACAATAACATGATCAGGACATCCTTGGATGCACCAAGAAGAG TGGGGTTTAGAGGGACCAGATCTGCCCCAAAGTCATCAGAGAGATCTGAACCTGCCCAGTTGGATCTTGTCACGTTTGAGGTGAAAATGGCTGAATTCCCAGAGCTGGGTGGTTTGGCACCCGGCAGTCCGGCACTTCCTGCCCCACAGAAACCTGGAACCTGCTGGGGATCAGCCTCACCATCCCTCACCCCCCATCATCAGAGCTCAGTATGCACTAGTAAG actacaccagtaaGAAAAGGACAAAGACAGGACCCCAGTCGATGCACCGCTTCCAGTGAAAATAGTGATGCATCCTTGACTATCGCACAAG GTCAGACTGTGGAGGCAGTTTCACAGAGCAGTGGCCTAGCAGTGACCTCCTGGGCCAATGTGGCCTCCCAGCCTCCAAAGAAAGTAATCCCCAAGAAAACGGTCAATAATGGCACTCCGTCCCAG GAAACATCTGTGCAGCAAGAAGAACAAGCCTCTGAGAAGAAAAAGaaagggaagaagaagaagaagaaatccAAAATGCCGGGTGAAGTTGGAGCGTTAGAGGAGTCTGAGGACCTGGTCATTTATCAGGAGCCACCCAAGTTTGAG GATGAAGAAGAGTTTCCAGACTTGTCTCTGGCCTTCGCTGGTTTAGCCAGAGTGCAAGGCCACAACTCAGTAGTGTTGAGCAACATGGCAAAACTAGTCAACAAGGAG GAGGGTCACAGAGAAGGAACAGGACTCCAGCCAGGTGACCAAAACAAGGACAAAGCCACAGCAGGAAAAGCTCTCCCTTCAGAGACAAAGAAGGGACAG AAAGCTGAGAAGACCAGTGGGAAGAAGAGCAAAGTCCCTGTGCAGCTGGATATTGGGAATATGTTGGCGGCCCTGGAGAAGAAACAGCAAACTCAGAAAGACAAGCAGGACACCAAAGGGGTCATCCTCTCAG TTGGTGGGTCGCTACCTGTAGGCCATAAGAACGCACTAATCCAGAAGAAACCATGGACACAGGATAAGATAGCCCACAACCCCTTGGACTCGACCAGCCCTCTGGTAAAGAAGGGCAAGCAGAGAGAGGTTCCCAAAGCTAAGAAACCCACACCACTGAAAAGG GTGATTCtcaaggagagggaagacaggaaACAGAACCGTTTGCTGGAGGAGCGGGCACTGCCCCCTTCAAGTGAAGAATCCAAGATGGCCGGCGACATAACAGAGGAGCTGTGTGAGGCCATCGGCATAGATCAGGACCAGCGTGACTCTACAG ATgtaagcagcagccctactagcccCCCTGTGCTTGAGGAGCAGTCAGAAGTACATGGGGAGACTGAGGGGGACACTGAGgaggagactgagaaggagacgGAGGAGACTGAAGAGCCAACCAACCAGTCTCAGCCACAGCCCTGCCCTCCCTCTCGACCCAAAATCCACAGCAGGAAATTCAGAGA TTACTGCAGCCAGGTGCTGAGTAAAGATGTGGACGAGTGTGTGACCAACCTGCTGAAAGAGCTGGTGCGCTTCCAGGACCGGCTGTACCAGAAAGACCCTATGAAGGCCCGCATGAAGAGACGTCTGGTCATGGGCCTCCGGGAGGTCCTCAAACACCTCAAACTCAGGAAGGTCAAGTGTGTTGTCATCTCCCCCAACTGTGAACGGATCCAATCTAAAG GCGGTCTGGATGAAGCTCTCCACACCATCATTGACACCTGTCGGGAGCAGGGTGTTCCCTTTGTGTTTGCCCTCTCCAGGAAGGCCCTGGGCCGGTGTGTCAACAAAGCTGTGCCTGTCAGCCTTGTGGGCATCTTTAACTACGATGGAGCACAG GATCATTACCACAAAATGATTGAACTGTCGTCAGAGGCGAGGAGAGCTTATGAGGTGATGATAGAAAACTTGGAGTTGACATCACAAGGAGAACAAGAGAACCAAGCAGATCAGCTGAGCACTGGGCCACTGCCATCTCTACCAGCCTGCTCAGAAACAGAGGAGCCAGAGTACA TAAAACTGTGGAAGAAAATGCTGGAGAAGGAATGCAATCACAAGTTTTTAAACTTCGAGGAGCAGTTTAGCTCCGTCCCCAGGGCCAGTGACTGTAAAGAACAGATGGATGAGAAGAGTTGA
- the LOC110525443 gene encoding selenocysteine insertion sequence-binding protein 2 isoform X1: protein MDKQSKLSPAVQPFVPKVQQEGRLEAPKQLTTSLPLTLPNPYLLDQGSRRHQTGKSTSGDDSRKSPRQRPSTTDGMRGDAQSKHGYISSRRTKGTTETSAYTAGERLIRDQQTKASKSSSEFGSQDNNMIRTSLDAPRRVGFRGTRSAPKSSERSEPAQLDLVTFEVKMAEFPELGGLAPGSPALPAPQKPGTCWGSASPSLTPHHQSSVCTSKTTPVRKGQRQDPSRCTASSENSDASLTIAQGQTVEAVSQSSGLAVTSWANVASQPPKKVIPKKTVNNGTPSQKETSVQQEEQASEKKKKGKKKKKKSKMPGEVGALEESEDLVIYQEPPKFEDEEEFPDLSLAFAGLARVQGHNSVVLSNMAKLVNKEEGHREGTGLQPGDQNKDKATAGKALPSETKKGQKAEKTSGKKSKVPVQLDIGNMLAALEKKQQTQKDKQDTKGVILSVGGSLPVGHKNALIQKKPWTQDKIAHNPLDSTSPLVKKGKQREVPKAKKPTPLKRVILKEREDRKQNRLLEERALPPSSEESKMAGDITEELCEAIGIDQDQRDSTDVSSSPTSPPVLEEQSEVHGETEGDTEEETEKETEETEEPTNQSQPQPCPPSRPKIHSRKFRDYCSQVLSKDVDECVTNLLKELVRFQDRLYQKDPMKARMKRRLVMGLREVLKHLKLRKVKCVVISPNCERIQSKGGLDEALHTIIDTCREQGVPFVFALSRKALGRCVNKAVPVSLVGIFNYDGAQDHYHKMIELSSEARRAYEVMIENLELTSQGEQENQADQLSTGPLPSLPACSETEEPEYIKLWKKMLEKECNHKFLNFEEQFSSVPRASDCKEQMDEKS from the exons ATGGACAAG CAGAGCAAATTGTCACCTGCAGTCCAGCCCTTTGTTCCAAAAGTCCAGCAGGAAGGGAGATTGGAGGCCCCTAAACAACTGACAACTTCACTGCCCCTGACACTACCAAACCCTTATCTGTTAGATCAAGGTTCTAGAAG GCATCAGACTGGTAAGTCTACTTCAGGTGACGACTCGAGAAAGAGCCCCAGGCAGAGGCCATCAACCACTGATGGTATGCGAGGAGACGCACAGAGCAAGCATGGCTACATCAGCAGCCGTCGTACCAAAGGGACAACTGAAACCAGTGCATACACAGCTGGAGAACGACTCATACGTGATCAGCAGACAAAG GCATCAAAATCTAGTTCTGAGTTTGGTTCTCAGGACAATAACATGATCAGGACATCCTTGGATGCACCAAGAAGAG TGGGGTTTAGAGGGACCAGATCTGCCCCAAAGTCATCAGAGAGATCTGAACCTGCCCAGTTGGATCTTGTCACGTTTGAGGTGAAAATGGCTGAATTCCCAGAGCTGGGTGGTTTGGCACCCGGCAGTCCGGCACTTCCTGCCCCACAGAAACCTGGAACCTGCTGGGGATCAGCCTCACCATCCCTCACCCCCCATCATCAGAGCTCAGTATGCACTAGTAAG actacaccagtaaGAAAAGGACAAAGACAGGACCCCAGTCGATGCACCGCTTCCAGTGAAAATAGTGATGCATCCTTGACTATCGCACAAG GTCAGACTGTGGAGGCAGTTTCACAGAGCAGTGGCCTAGCAGTGACCTCCTGGGCCAATGTGGCCTCCCAGCCTCCAAAGAAAGTAATCCCCAAGAAAACGGTCAATAATGGCACTCCGTCCCAG AAGGAAACATCTGTGCAGCAAGAAGAACAAGCCTCTGAGAAGAAAAAGaaagggaagaagaagaagaagaaatccAAAATGCCGGGTGAAGTTGGAGCGTTAGAGGAGTCTGAGGACCTGGTCATTTATCAGGAGCCACCCAAGTTTGAG GATGAAGAAGAGTTTCCAGACTTGTCTCTGGCCTTCGCTGGTTTAGCCAGAGTGCAAGGCCACAACTCAGTAGTGTTGAGCAACATGGCAAAACTAGTCAACAAGGAG GAGGGTCACAGAGAAGGAACAGGACTCCAGCCAGGTGACCAAAACAAGGACAAAGCCACAGCAGGAAAAGCTCTCCCTTCAGAGACAAAGAAGGGACAG AAAGCTGAGAAGACCAGTGGGAAGAAGAGCAAAGTCCCTGTGCAGCTGGATATTGGGAATATGTTGGCGGCCCTGGAGAAGAAACAGCAAACTCAGAAAGACAAGCAGGACACCAAAGGGGTCATCCTCTCAG TTGGTGGGTCGCTACCTGTAGGCCATAAGAACGCACTAATCCAGAAGAAACCATGGACACAGGATAAGATAGCCCACAACCCCTTGGACTCGACCAGCCCTCTGGTAAAGAAGGGCAAGCAGAGAGAGGTTCCCAAAGCTAAGAAACCCACACCACTGAAAAGG GTGATTCtcaaggagagggaagacaggaaACAGAACCGTTTGCTGGAGGAGCGGGCACTGCCCCCTTCAAGTGAAGAATCCAAGATGGCCGGCGACATAACAGAGGAGCTGTGTGAGGCCATCGGCATAGATCAGGACCAGCGTGACTCTACAG ATgtaagcagcagccctactagcccCCCTGTGCTTGAGGAGCAGTCAGAAGTACATGGGGAGACTGAGGGGGACACTGAGgaggagactgagaaggagacgGAGGAGACTGAAGAGCCAACCAACCAGTCTCAGCCACAGCCCTGCCCTCCCTCTCGACCCAAAATCCACAGCAGGAAATTCAGAGA TTACTGCAGCCAGGTGCTGAGTAAAGATGTGGACGAGTGTGTGACCAACCTGCTGAAAGAGCTGGTGCGCTTCCAGGACCGGCTGTACCAGAAAGACCCTATGAAGGCCCGCATGAAGAGACGTCTGGTCATGGGCCTCCGGGAGGTCCTCAAACACCTCAAACTCAGGAAGGTCAAGTGTGTTGTCATCTCCCCCAACTGTGAACGGATCCAATCTAAAG GCGGTCTGGATGAAGCTCTCCACACCATCATTGACACCTGTCGGGAGCAGGGTGTTCCCTTTGTGTTTGCCCTCTCCAGGAAGGCCCTGGGCCGGTGTGTCAACAAAGCTGTGCCTGTCAGCCTTGTGGGCATCTTTAACTACGATGGAGCACAG GATCATTACCACAAAATGATTGAACTGTCGTCAGAGGCGAGGAGAGCTTATGAGGTGATGATAGAAAACTTGGAGTTGACATCACAAGGAGAACAAGAGAACCAAGCAGATCAGCTGAGCACTGGGCCACTGCCATCTCTACCAGCCTGCTCAGAAACAGAGGAGCCAGAGTACA TAAAACTGTGGAAGAAAATGCTGGAGAAGGAATGCAATCACAAGTTTTTAAACTTCGAGGAGCAGTTTAGCTCCGTCCCCAGGGCCAGTGACTGTAAAGAACAGATGGATGAGAAGAGTTGA